One genomic segment of Pseudomonadota bacterium includes these proteins:
- a CDS encoding YggT family protein — protein MLNPVSDLILVVLELYTWVVIISAIMSWLVAFNVVNTSNRLVYTIGEFLYRLTEPALRPIRRHVPMIGGVDISPIVLLLGLYFLKRLVIWVSVNYL, from the coding sequence ATGCTCAATCCAGTCTCCGACCTCATCCTTGTCGTGCTGGAGCTCTATACCTGGGTCGTCATCATCTCGGCGATCATGAGCTGGCTCGTCGCCTTCAACGTCGTCAACACCTCGAACCGGCTCGTCTACACCATCGGCGAGTTCCTCTACCGGCTGACCGAGCCGGCCCTCAGGCCCATCCGCCGTCACGTGCCGATGATCGGCGGCGTCGACATTTCGCCGATCGTCCTCCTGCTGGGCCTCTATTTCCTGAAGCGGCTGGTGATTTGGGTCAGCGTCAACTACCTCTAG
- the folD gene encoding bifunctional methylenetetrahydrofolate dehydrogenase/methenyltetrahydrofolate cyclohydrolase FolD, with amino-acid sequence MSEAMLIDGKALADRMNRETAAAVARLGHENGVQPGLAVVLVGKDPASQVYVRNKRRATVAAGMRSFEHKLPASAGAAAVLALVAKLNADPAVDGILVQLPLPAGLEAAPVLDAIDPDKDVDGLHVVNAGRLALGVDGMVPCTPQGCMHLIDTVGRPLEGLRALVLGRSNLVGKPVAQLLLQRHCTVTMAHSRTRHLPEECRRADILIAAVGRPEMVRGSWIKPGAIVIDVGINRVERQGKPILVGDVLFAEARTVAGHLTPVPGGAGPMTIACLLSNTLKAACRRRGIKLPSVG; translated from the coding sequence ATGAGCGAAGCCATGCTCATCGACGGCAAGGCGCTGGCCGACCGGATGAACCGGGAGACCGCCGCCGCAGTCGCCCGTCTCGGCCACGAGAACGGCGTCCAGCCCGGCCTTGCCGTGGTGCTGGTCGGCAAGGATCCGGCAAGCCAGGTCTATGTTCGCAACAAGCGGCGCGCCACGGTCGCCGCCGGTATGCGCTCCTTCGAGCACAAGCTGCCGGCAAGCGCCGGCGCGGCCGCGGTGCTGGCGCTGGTCGCGAAGCTCAACGCCGATCCCGCGGTCGACGGCATCCTGGTGCAGCTACCGCTGCCGGCCGGGCTCGAAGCCGCCCCCGTGCTGGATGCGATCGACCCGGACAAGGACGTCGACGGCTTGCATGTGGTCAATGCCGGCCGCCTGGCGCTTGGCGTCGACGGCATGGTCCCTTGCACGCCACAGGGCTGCATGCATCTCATCGACACGGTCGGGCGCCCGCTCGAGGGCCTGCGGGCCCTGGTGCTGGGCCGCTCCAATCTCGTCGGCAAGCCGGTGGCGCAGCTCCTCCTGCAACGCCACTGCACGGTCACCATGGCCCATTCCCGCACCCGGCATCTTCCCGAGGAGTGCCGGCGCGCGGATATCCTCATCGCCGCGGTCGGCCGCCCCGAGATGGTGCGGGGCAGCTGGATCAAGCCCGGCGCCATCGTCATCGATGTCGGCATCAACCGGGTCGAGCGTCAAGGCAAGCCGATCCTCGTCGGCGACGTGCTCTTCGCCGAGGCGAGAACCGTGGCCGGCCATTTGACCCCGGTCCCCGGCGGCGCCGGTCCGATGACGATCGCCTGCCTCTTGAGCAACACCCTCAAGGCCGCCTGCCGCCGGCGGGGCATCAAGCTGCCGAGCGTCGGCTAG
- a CDS encoding DUF167 domain-containing protein → MLPDGVLLTVRLTPKASAARIGGIVVDAAGAAALKVWVTAAPTEGQANQALIELLAKRWRLPKSTIALERGASDRTKTLRISGDAESLAQRILQAAA, encoded by the coding sequence CTGCTTCCCGACGGTGTGTTGTTGACGGTGCGCCTCACGCCGAAGGCGTCGGCGGCGCGCATCGGCGGCATCGTCGTCGATGCCGCGGGAGCGGCTGCGCTCAAGGTGTGGGTGACGGCGGCGCCGACGGAAGGCCAAGCCAATCAAGCCCTCATCGAACTCCTGGCCAAGCGTTGGCGGCTGCCGAAATCGACCATCGCGCTCGAGCGCGGCGCCTCCGACCGCACCAAGACGCTCCGGATCTCGGGCGATGCGGAGAGCCTGGCGCAACGCATCCTCCAGGCTGCGGCATGA